In one Lachnospiraceae bacterium GAM79 genomic region, the following are encoded:
- the miaA gene encoding tRNA (adenosine(37)-N6)-dimethylallyltransferase MiaA: MKPLVILTGPTAVGKTNLSIGLAKRINGEIISADSMQVYRKMDIGTAKIMPEEMDGVPHHLIDVLDPKEPFNVVLFKKLATKAMDDIYARGRIPVIVGGTGFYIQAVLYDIHFDENDDDKSYRTYLEQLAEKHGNLCLHQMLEKVDPASAATIHYNNRKRVIRALEFYKETGIPISEHNEKESKRISPYNFEYFVLNDARSKLYDRIDRRIDIMVEQGLIEEVKALKDQGYTKDLISMQGLGYKEILDYLDGVTSLDEALYILKRDTRHFAKRQITWFKREKEVTWVDKSEFTSEDTIMDFMLEQLRSKGIIS, encoded by the coding sequence ATGAAGCCTCTTGTTATATTAACCGGACCGACAGCCGTAGGTAAAACAAATCTGTCGATCGGTCTTGCAAAAAGAATAAATGGTGAGATCATTTCTGCAGATTCCATGCAGGTCTATCGAAAGATGGATATCGGAACTGCCAAGATCATGCCGGAGGAAATGGATGGAGTTCCCCATCATCTGATCGATGTATTAGATCCGAAGGAGCCGTTTAATGTTGTATTATTTAAAAAACTTGCAACAAAGGCGATGGATGATATCTATGCCAGAGGACGGATACCTGTCATTGTCGGCGGAACCGGCTTTTATATTCAGGCAGTTTTATACGATATTCATTTCGATGAAAATGACGATGATAAAAGCTACCGTACTTATCTGGAACAGCTTGCGGAAAAACATGGAAATCTCTGCCTTCATCAGATGCTTGAAAAAGTGGATCCGGCGTCAGCCGCAACCATTCATTATAACAACCGCAAACGTGTGATCCGGGCATTGGAATTCTATAAAGAGACAGGAATCCCAATCTCCGAACATAACGAGAAAGAATCCAAACGGATTTCTCCATATAATTTTGAATATTTTGTGTTAAATGATGCAAGATCAAAATTATATGATAGAATAGACAGGCGAATTGACATCATGGTAGAACAGGGATTGATCGAAGAGGTAAAGGCATTAAAGGATCAGGGATATACAAAAGATCTAATATCCATGCAGGGACTTGGATATAAAGAGATCCTCGATTATCTGGATGGTGTAACATCTCTGGATGAAGCCCTCTATATCTTAAAACGTGATACCAGACATTTTGCCAAACGTCAGATCACATGGTTTAAGAGGGAAAAAGAAGTCACCTGGGTGGATAAGAGTGAATTCACATCAGAAGATACCATTATGGATTTCATGCTTGAACAGTTGCGGTCAAAGGGAATTATTTCATAA
- the mreC gene encoding rod shape-determining protein MreC: MRRRNRKRIEITPKYFLLALTILCVVLMVTSLFFDGMMSSVRNVTNTFIVPMQKGVNTVGTWVESKVEAFHNYESVVTENEQLKEKISSYETKLAQYQQDSYELDRLQKLYELDALYTDYEKTGARVISKDTGNWFDVFYIDKGTKDGLSVGCNVLYGNGLCGIITEIGESYAKVRTIIDDTSNVNAMILPSRSICNVSGSLTNYADGYMIAENIDKDAEISEGDQVVTSYVSNKYLSGINIGYVSKVESDSNNLTKTAYIIPAADFSNIEEVLVILQTKKNITD; this comes from the coding sequence ATGAGACGACGTAATCGTAAAAGAATAGAAATTACACCAAAATATTTTTTGCTGGCACTTACAATCTTGTGTGTGGTGCTGATGGTTACTTCTTTATTTTTTGACGGAATGATGTCATCCGTCAGAAATGTAACTAATACTTTTATTGTACCGATGCAAAAGGGAGTTAATACAGTAGGTACATGGGTTGAATCCAAGGTAGAAGCCTTCCACAATTACGAGAGTGTAGTAACTGAAAATGAACAGCTTAAGGAGAAGATATCTTCCTACGAAACAAAGCTTGCACAGTATCAGCAGGATTCCTATGAGCTTGACCGGCTTCAGAAATTATATGAATTAGATGCTCTTTATACAGATTATGAAAAGACCGGAGCCCGCGTAATCTCAAAGGATACCGGCAACTGGTTTGATGTCTTTTATATCGATAAAGGTACAAAGGATGGCTTATCTGTTGGATGTAATGTCCTGTATGGTAACGGACTCTGTGGTATCATAACAGAAATCGGTGAATCCTATGCAAAAGTTCGTACGATTATTGATGATACATCAAATGTTAATGCCATGATCCTTCCAAGCAGATCCATCTGTAATGTGTCAGGAAGTCTGACGAATTACGCAGACGGATATATGATTGCTGAAAATATTGATAAAGATGCCGAAATATCGGAAGGAGATCAGGTTGTAACATCCTATGTCTCAAACAAATATCTTTCAGGTATTAATATTGGTTATGTGTCAAAGGTTGAGAGTGATTCCAACAATCTGACGAAGACTGCCTATATTATACCTGCTGCAGACTTCTCAAACATCGAAGAAGTACTCGTAATTTTACAGACTAAGAAAAATATCACGGATTAA
- the radC gene encoding DNA repair protein RadC translates to MRSEFTMKDMAECERPYEKCLLEGAAVLSDAELLAVILRCGSRHGNALLTAQKILAAHPVHKGIIGLNYLSVDDLMNVDGIGKVKAIQMQCIAELSRRMARSEHRSGVTFGNPKSIADYYMERTKYLCKEQVYVLMFDSSHHLLKECRLSEGTVDHAVVSPRDIFIDALKYQAVYIVLLHNHPSGNPEPSNPDILLTKRVEEAGKTLGIRLSDHIILGNNCFVSLAERGIIE, encoded by the coding sequence ATGAGATCAGAATTTACAATGAAAGATATGGCGGAATGTGAACGCCCATATGAGAAATGTCTGTTGGAAGGTGCAGCCGTCTTATCAGATGCGGAACTTCTGGCAGTCATACTTCGATGTGGAAGCAGACATGGGAATGCTTTGTTGACTGCGCAGAAAATATTAGCTGCACACCCGGTTCATAAAGGGATCATCGGATTGAATTATCTGTCGGTTGATGATCTTATGAATGTTGATGGTATCGGAAAAGTAAAAGCAATTCAGATGCAGTGTATCGCTGAGTTGTCCAGAAGAATGGCAAGATCAGAACACCGGTCAGGAGTTACCTTTGGTAATCCGAAAAGTATTGCAGACTATTATATGGAGCGCACCAAATATTTGTGCAAAGAACAGGTATATGTATTAATGTTTGATTCGAGCCATCATTTGTTAAAAGAGTGTCGACTGTCAGAGGGAACGGTCGATCATGCAGTTGTATCGCCGAGGGATATTTTTATTGATGCATTAAAATATCAGGCTGTATATATCGTACTATTGCATAATCATCCCTCAGGGAATCCGGAACCCAGCAACCCGGATATTCTTCTGACCAAGCGTGTGGAGGAAGCGGGAAAAACACTGGGGATACGTTTATCGGATCATATTATATTAGGGAATAATTGTTTTGTCAGCCTGGCAGAAAGAGGAATCATAGAATGA
- the mutL gene encoding DNA mismatch repair endonuclease MutL, whose protein sequence is MIKLLDQYTIDKIAAGEVIERPGSVIKELVENSIDAGATAITIEIKEGGMSFIRITDNGCGISKEEVPVAFLRHATSKLQTADDLLKIASLGFRGEALSSIAAVAQVELITKQEDALTGTRYQIHGGKEISNEEIGAPLGTTIVVRNLFYNTPARKKFMKTPATEGSYIYDLVCRMAMSHPDVSFKFIMNGTDKLFTSGNGRLKEIIYHIYGRDITNNLLEINAANDQVKITGYLAKPSISRGNRSFEDYYVNQRYIKSNILTKAIEDAYRTFVMVHKFPFTVINFEIDPSLIDVNIHPAKRELKFINEPDMYDFTYISVRKALLFKELIPTVTPGKDMRPETLAERKVEKRPEPFEANRRAAELPPQPARPAQQKKPSMPMQPANSGISAQPTPTPSVTMENRSSSPVEIQYLKEDNQSGKNITNNMVAENIVPYLTQPTKTALNPAEAGVQTNETSEQKKQEPITPEAKVKYEQMDMFEDKFLTPEAKKKHRIIGQLFKTYWLIEYEDKFFIMDQHAAHEKVKFEELMANYKNKTAIPQYLMPPAIVSLSGTESEFLRENLEFFQNLGFQIEGFGGKEYKLSAVPANLFGLDGRELFLEFIGELSENGQKQTIDTFISKLSTMACKAAIKGNTSISFKEADTLIDQLMKLENPYTCPHGRPTLISMTETELEKKFKRIV, encoded by the coding sequence ATGATTAAATTACTGGATCAATATACAATTGATAAGATCGCAGCCGGTGAAGTGATCGAGCGTCCCGGCTCGGTTATAAAAGAATTAGTGGAGAATTCCATCGATGCGGGTGCAACCGCGATCACCATCGAGATCAAGGAAGGCGGAATGAGTTTTATCCGTATCACAGACAATGGATGCGGTATCTCAAAAGAAGAAGTCCCGGTTGCCTTCCTTCGCCATGCAACCAGCAAGCTTCAGACGGCGGATGATCTGTTAAAGATCGCATCCTTAGGCTTCCGTGGCGAGGCGTTATCTAGTATAGCCGCAGTTGCCCAGGTAGAGCTGATCACCAAGCAGGAAGATGCGCTTACCGGAACCAGATATCAGATCCATGGCGGAAAAGAGATCTCAAATGAGGAAATCGGCGCACCGCTTGGTACAACGATCGTTGTAAGAAATCTGTTCTATAATACACCTGCCAGAAAGAAATTCATGAAGACGCCTGCAACAGAGGGCTCGTATATTTACGATCTTGTCTGCCGTATGGCAATGTCACATCCGGATGTTTCATTTAAGTTCATTATGAATGGGACAGATAAGCTATTTACATCCGGCAACGGCAGACTAAAAGAGATCATCTATCATATATATGGTAGAGATATTACGAATAACCTCCTGGAGATCAATGCAGCAAATGATCAGGTAAAGATCACAGGATATCTTGCAAAACCGAGTATATCCAGAGGTAACCGTTCATTCGAGGATTATTATGTGAATCAAAGGTATATAAAGAGCAATATATTAACAAAGGCAATCGAAGATGCATATCGTACCTTTGTTATGGTTCATAAATTTCCATTTACAGTTATCAATTTTGAGATTGATCCATCTCTGATCGATGTGAATATCCATCCTGCAAAACGGGAATTGAAGTTCATAAATGAACCGGATATGTATGATTTTACTTATATCAGCGTTAGAAAGGCCCTGTTATTTAAAGAGCTGATCCCGACTGTTACACCGGGAAAGGATATGCGGCCGGAGACACTGGCAGAACGCAAAGTGGAGAAACGCCCGGAGCCATTCGAAGCTAACAGGAGAGCCGCAGAGCTTCCTCCGCAGCCGGCAAGGCCAGCGCAGCAGAAAAAGCCAAGCATGCCAATGCAACCGGCAAATTCAGGTATATCTGCTCAACCAACGCCGACACCATCTGTTACGATGGAAAACAGAAGTAGCTCGCCGGTTGAAATCCAATATTTGAAAGAAGATAACCAGTCTGGTAAAAATATCACAAATAATATGGTCGCTGAAAATATTGTTCCGTATTTGACACAACCGACAAAGACAGCATTAAATCCTGCTGAAGCGGGTGTACAGACTAACGAAACATCAGAACAGAAGAAACAGGAACCGATCACCCCGGAAGCTAAGGTCAAATACGAGCAGATGGATATGTTTGAAGATAAGTTTCTGACACCGGAAGCTAAGAAAAAGCACAGGATCATCGGACAGTTATTTAAGACATACTGGCTGATCGAGTATGAAGACAAGTTCTTTATCATGGATCAGCATGCCGCACATGAAAAGGTAAAATTTGAGGAATTAATGGCAAACTATAAGAATAAGACAGCCATTCCACAGTACCTGATGCCGCCTGCGATCGTATCCTTGAGCGGAACAGAATCAGAGTTCTTACGGGAAAATCTGGAATTTTTCCAGAATCTGGGATTTCAGATCGAGGGCTTCGGAGGAAAGGAATATAAACTGTCAGCCGTTCCGGCAAATCTGTTCGGATTAGACGGCAGGGAACTGTTTCTGGAATTTATCGGAGAGTTATCCGAAAACGGACAGAAACAGACGATCGACACCTTTATCAGCAAACTTTCCACAATGGCGTGTAAAGCTGCGATAAAAGGGAATACTTCCATTAGCTTTAAGGAGGCAGACACCCTGATCGACCAGTTGATGAAGCTTGAAAATCCATATACCTGTCCGCATGGCAGACCAACCCTGATCTCCATGACAGAGACAGAACTAGAAAAGAAATTCAAACGAATTGTTTAG
- the minD gene encoding septum site-determining protein MinD: protein MSEVIVVTSGKGGVGKTTTSANIGTGLAGLKKRVVMIDTDIGLRNLDIVLGLENRIVYNLVDVVEGNCRYKQALIKDRNNPDLFLMPCAQTRDKTAVSPEQIIKLVDEMRADFDYIIIDCPAGIEQGFKNAIAAADRAIVVTTPEVSAIRDADRVIGLLEANEIDKIDLIINRIRYDMVKKGDMMSVDDVVDILAVNLLGVIPDDEQIVISTNKGEPLAGSNTISGNAYIDICRRILGDSIPLTDFNVFKRKPFKRLFRKKHA from the coding sequence ATGAGTGAAGTAATTGTTGTTACATCAGGAAAGGGAGGAGTTGGCAAGACAACTACATCAGCCAACATCGGAACCGGACTGGCAGGGTTGAAAAAGAGAGTCGTTATGATAGATACCGATATCGGTCTCAGAAATCTGGATATTGTCCTTGGACTGGAAAACCGGATTGTATATAACCTTGTTGATGTTGTAGAAGGAAACTGTCGGTATAAACAGGCTTTGATCAAGGATCGGAACAACCCGGATCTTTTTCTGATGCCATGCGCACAGACAAGAGACAAGACTGCAGTTTCACCGGAACAGATTATAAAGCTTGTCGACGAAATGCGGGCTGATTTTGATTATATTATTATCGACTGTCCGGCCGGAATCGAACAGGGATTTAAAAATGCTATTGCCGCAGCAGATCGTGCCATCGTAGTTACTACACCGGAGGTATCTGCAATTCGTGACGCGGATCGTGTTATAGGATTATTAGAAGCAAATGAAATAGACAAGATCGACCTTATCATAAATCGTATCCGTTATGATATGGTGAAAAAAGGTGATATGATGTCTGTAGATGATGTTGTCGATATCCTTGCAGTAAACTTGCTTGGGGTTATCCCGGATGATGAGCAGATTGTTATTTCAACGAATAAAGGAGAACCACTCGCGGGAAGTAATACCATATCAGGAAATGCTTATATCGATATTTGCAGACGGATACTTGGTGACAGCATTCCTCTTACAGATTTTAATGTTTTTAAACGAAAACCTTTTAAGCGTTTATTCAGAAAAAAACATGCATAA
- the mreD gene encoding rod shape-determining protein MreD, whose amino-acid sequence MKRVIILGILITICFVLQTALFPFLEIAGIAPDLMLILTVSFGLMRGRKEGMLVGFFCGFLYDVYFGYAIGPFMILYMILGYCNGFFHRLYLVEDVLLPIIIILVDDLIFNFATYVIFFLMRNRLEFATYLKDIILPEMIYTALITLIVFKFFAFVNKALKKMEKASE is encoded by the coding sequence TTGAAAAGAGTAATAATACTTGGAATATTAATAACAATATGTTTTGTTTTGCAGACTGCCCTTTTCCCGTTTCTTGAAATAGCAGGTATTGCACCGGATCTTATGCTGATCCTTACTGTTTCCTTCGGACTGATGCGGGGAAGAAAAGAAGGTATGCTGGTTGGGTTTTTCTGTGGTTTTTTATATGATGTATATTTTGGATATGCCATCGGACCATTTATGATCTTATATATGATTCTTGGCTATTGTAACGGTTTTTTCCACAGACTTTATCTGGTAGAAGATGTTCTTCTTCCAATAATTATAATCTTAGTTGATGATCTTATTTTTAATTTTGCAACCTATGTAATTTTCTTCCTTATGCGGAACAGACTGGAGTTCGCAACTTATTTAAAAGATATCATATTACCCGAAATGATCTACACAGCACTTATCACGTTGATCGTATTCAAGTTTTTTGCATTTGTAAATAAGGCATTGAAAAAAATGGAAAAAGCAAGTGAATGA
- a CDS encoding septum site-determining protein MinC: MNTDVVMKANSHGIRIILNEDNSMEQILSDIREKLYSQEVFLKKSGRVPVTFEGRLLSSGEEEQILYELNHLPNTEVDFCLEASKQDLCSQIDIPPHRAKSPPEKKQVKKNVQKKLSDKQFSTTEKKALPPDIFKNDTIQFFCGNLRKGQTLEVKKSIIILGNIEKKATIISNGNVIVLGKLSGNVIAGQDHLKNRFVLALQMEPVHIKIGSAVYNKTKQNRKQFHTDDAMMASCENGQLLFQALSQTSL; the protein is encoded by the coding sequence ATGAATACCGACGTTGTTATGAAGGCAAACAGCCATGGAATACGTATCATTCTGAATGAAGATAATTCAATGGAACAGATTCTTTCTGATATCAGAGAGAAATTATACAGTCAGGAAGTATTTTTGAAAAAAAGCGGAAGAGTACCGGTTACATTTGAAGGGAGACTGTTATCCTCCGGAGAAGAGGAACAGATCCTATATGAATTGAATCATCTTCCAAATACCGAAGTGGATTTCTGTCTGGAAGCTTCCAAACAGGATCTGTGTAGTCAGATCGATATTCCACCTCACAGAGCAAAGAGTCCACCTGAAAAAAAACAGGTCAAAAAAAATGTTCAAAAGAAATTGTCTGACAAACAGTTTTCAACAACAGAAAAAAAAGCATTACCACCGGATATATTTAAGAATGATACGATTCAGTTTTTTTGCGGAAATTTACGAAAAGGTCAGACGTTGGAGGTAAAAAAGAGTATAATCATACTCGGAAATATAGAGAAAAAAGCAACGATTATTTCGAATGGAAATGTCATTGTTCTCGGAAAACTTTCAGGAAACGTGATTGCCGGACAGGATCACCTAAAAAACAGATTTGTTCTGGCTCTTCAGATGGAGCCGGTTCATATAAAGATCGGTTCAGCTGTTTATAATAAAACAAAACAGAACCGAAAACAATTTCATACAGATGATGCGATGATGGCAAGCTGCGAAAATGGACAACTTCTTTTTCAGGCGCTGTCACAGACTTCACTTTAA
- a CDS encoding methionine gamma-lyase family protein yields the protein MNTLLKDYYTSLHIDERVFDYCQKIEDSLKDRFAAIDAICEINQMKVIKAMQDNRLAEAHFAGSSGYGYTDDGRDALERIYADVFHTEDALVRSQITCGTHAICTALFGNLRPGDELLAISGKPYDTMDEIIGLRPSPGSLAEYGVTYAQVDLTPEGEFDFDGIRNAINEHTKLVEIQRSKGYAVRPTLSCEKIGEAIAFVKSIRPDIICMVDNCYGEFVQDKEPTDYGADLIAGSLIKNPGGGLAPIGGYICGKKEYVENAAYRLTTPGLGKEVGASLNNTKAFAQGLFMAPSVTASALKGAIFAANVYENLGFKTVPNKTEDRFDIIQAVELQTPERVVAFCEGIQAAAPVDSYVKPVPWDMPGYDSPVIMAAGAFVSGSSIELSADAPMREPYAVYFQGGLTYQHAKFGIVMTLQKMVENNLIVW from the coding sequence ATGAACACATTATTAAAAGATTATTATACATCCTTACACATTGATGAACGGGTATTTGATTACTGTCAGAAGATTGAAGACAGCTTAAAGGACCGTTTTGCAGCGATCGATGCCATTTGTGAAATCAACCAGATGAAGGTCATCAAAGCCATGCAGGATAATCGTCTGGCAGAAGCGCATTTTGCAGGTTCCTCCGGATATGGTTATACCGATGACGGACGAGATGCACTCGAACGGATCTATGCAGATGTATTCCATACGGAAGATGCGCTGGTCCGTTCTCAGATCACCTGTGGAACACATGCGATCTGTACGGCGTTATTTGGTAACTTAAGACCGGGAGATGAACTGCTTGCAATTTCAGGAAAACCATATGATACGATGGATGAGATCATCGGACTTCGCCCTTCACCGGGTTCTTTGGCAGAATATGGTGTTACATACGCCCAGGTAGATCTGACACCGGAAGGAGAGTTTGATTTTGACGGAATCCGAAATGCGATCAATGAACACACAAAGCTTGTAGAGATCCAGCGTTCCAAGGGTTATGCCGTACGTCCGACTTTATCCTGTGAGAAGATCGGAGAAGCAATCGCATTTGTAAAGAGTATCCGTCCGGACATCATCTGTATGGTAGATAACTGTTATGGCGAATTTGTGCAAGATAAAGAACCAACAGACTATGGCGCAGATCTGATCGCAGGTTCCCTGATCAAGAATCCGGGTGGCGGACTGGCTCCGATCGGTGGTTATATCTGTGGTAAGAAGGAATATGTGGAAAATGCCGCATATCGTCTTACAACTCCGGGACTTGGCAAAGAGGTTGGTGCATCTTTAAATAATACAAAGGCTTTTGCACAGGGCTTATTCATGGCTCCATCGGTTACGGCAAGTGCTTTAAAGGGTGCGATCTTTGCTGCAAATGTATATGAAAATCTTGGTTTTAAGACAGTTCCGAATAAGACAGAGGATCGTTTTGATATCATACAGGCAGTTGAACTTCAGACACCGGAACGTGTAGTTGCTTTCTGTGAAGGGATTCAGGCGGCTGCACCGGTTGACAGCTATGTAAAGCCTGTACCATGGGATATGCCGGGATATGATTCTCCTGTCATCATGGCGGCCGGTGCATTTGTATCCGGTTCTTCAATTGAACTTAGTGCGGATGCCCCTATGAGAGAACCGTATGCTGTATATTTTCAGGGAGGACTTACCTATCAGCATGCAAAATTTGGAATTGTAATGACATTGCAAAAAATGGTAGAAAATAACCTTATAGTGTGGTAG
- the mutS gene encoding DNA mismatch repair protein MutS, translating to MMQQYMEVKNQYKDCILFYRLGDFYEMFFDDALTASKVLEITLTGRDCGQPERAPMCGVPYHACDVYLNKLIENGFKVAICEQVEDPKLAKGIVKREVIRVVTPGTNMSNAILDETRNNYLMSIFENDGAFGISLVDITTGEFKTARVPSLSKLTDEINKYSPAEIIGNHSFMNCDLDFVYLREKMKISISEAPEHYFNQMLCEDAIMRQFGVNNMDGLGLKDFPDCILSSGVLLQYLHETQKNFLAHINHIVLYSIDDFMILDSATRRNLELCETLRDKQKRGSLLWVLDKTKTAMGARMLRSMIEQPLIYKKDIEARLDAIEQLNNDMINRDEMREYLNPIYDLERLMTRISLRSANPRDMIAFKTSLSYLPYIRQLLQIYPDGLLADIYEKMDELQDIYDLLERSINDDPPILIREGGIFKDGYLEEIDTLKSAKTDGKTWLAELEEREKQKTGIKNLRIKFNKVFGYYFEVTNSYKDLVPEYFIRKQTLANSERYTTEELDNLAGSILGSEDKLYALEYETYIALRDKIAGEILRVQNTARQIALLDCLCSLSYVASANQFVRPEINEDGVIDIKEGRHPVVEKMMNNGMFISNDTYLNNFESRISIITGPNMAGKSTYMRQTALIVLMAQIGSFVPAASANIGICDRIFTRVGASDDLASGQSTFMVEMSEVANILRNATKNSLLILDEIGRGTSTYDGLSIAWAVVEYISNSELLGAKTLFATHYHELTELEGKLSSVNNYCIAVKEDGDDIVFLRKIVKGGADRSYGIQVAKLAGVPDIVIDRANEICNQLIDTDITTKLKDIKITNDFHKSASDTQMSFLANPEESAILEEIKNADLSNMTPMKALLYLNELQERIR from the coding sequence ATGATGCAGCAGTATATGGAAGTGAAGAATCAGTACAAGGACTGTATATTATTTTACAGACTTGGTGATTTCTATGAAATGTTTTTTGATGATGCCCTGACCGCATCCAAGGTTCTTGAGATCACTTTGACCGGAAGGGACTGCGGACAGCCGGAACGTGCACCGATGTGTGGCGTTCCATATCATGCCTGCGATGTCTACCTAAATAAGCTGATCGAGAATGGTTTTAAGGTAGCAATCTGTGAACAGGTTGAAGATCCAAAGCTTGCAAAAGGCATAGTAAAACGTGAGGTTATCCGGGTGGTAACACCGGGTACAAATATGTCAAATGCAATTCTTGATGAAACAAGAAATAATTATCTGATGAGTATTTTTGAAAACGATGGTGCATTCGGAATCTCACTGGTAGATATCACGACCGGTGAGTTTAAGACAGCGAGAGTTCCATCCTTATCAAAGCTTACGGATGAGATCAACAAATATTCTCCTGCCGAGATCATCGGCAATCATTCTTTCATGAATTGTGATCTGGATTTCGTTTATCTGAGGGAGAAAATGAAAATTTCCATTTCTGAAGCGCCGGAGCATTATTTCAATCAAATGCTATGTGAAGATGCAATTATGAGGCAGTTCGGCGTTAATAATATGGACGGGCTTGGACTGAAGGATTTCCCTGACTGTATCTTATCCTCCGGAGTCCTGCTTCAGTATCTGCATGAGACACAGAAGAATTTCCTTGCACATATCAATCATATCGTGCTGTATTCCATCGACGATTTCATGATTCTTGATTCCGCAACCAGAAGAAATCTGGAGCTTTGTGAGACACTTCGTGACAAGCAGAAACGAGGTTCTTTGTTATGGGTATTGGATAAAACCAAGACAGCAATGGGTGCGAGAATGCTTCGAAGCATGATCGAGCAGCCTTTGATATATAAAAAGGATATCGAAGCAAGACTTGATGCAATAGAACAGTTAAATAATGATATGATCAATCGTGATGAGATGCGGGAATATCTGAACCCGATCTATGATCTGGAACGACTGATGACAAGGATTTCCCTACGATCCGCAAATCCACGCGATATGATCGCATTTAAGACATCCCTTTCATATCTGCCGTATATCAGACAGCTTTTACAGATCTATCCGGATGGGCTTCTTGCAGATATTTATGAGAAAATGGATGAATTACAGGATATTTATGACCTGTTAGAGCGTTCGATCAACGACGATCCTCCGATACTGATCCGTGAAGGCGGTATTTTCAAGGATGGTTATCTGGAAGAAATTGATACTTTAAAATCGGCAAAGACAGATGGCAAGACATGGCTTGCAGAATTGGAGGAACGGGAAAAGCAGAAGACAGGAATAAAGAATCTTCGCATCAAGTTCAATAAAGTATTTGGCTATTATTTTGAGGTGACTAATTCCTATAAGGATCTGGTACCTGAATATTTTATAAGAAAACAGACACTTGCAAATTCAGAACGATATACAACAGAAGAACTGGACAATCTTGCAGGTTCGATTCTTGGTTCTGAAGATAAATTATATGCACTGGAATATGAAACCTATATTGCGCTCAGAGATAAGATTGCGGGTGAGATCCTGCGTGTGCAGAATACAGCAAGACAGATTGCTTTATTAGACTGTCTCTGTTCGCTGTCATATGTGGCATCTGCCAATCAGTTTGTTCGTCCGGAGATAAACGAAGATGGTGTAATTGATATCAAAGAAGGTCGCCATCCTGTCGTTGAGAAGATGATGAACAACGGTATGTTCATATCAAATGACACCTATCTGAATAATTTTGAGAGCAGGATATCGATCATAACCGGACCGAATATGGCTGGTAAATCCACCTATATGCGTCAGACGGCACTGATCGTTTTAATGGCGCAGATCGGAAGCTTTGTTCCTGCTGCTTCAGCAAATATCGGTATCTGTGATCGTATCTTCACCAGAGTAGGGGCATCCGATGATCTTGCAAGCGGGCAAAGCACTTTCATGGTAGAGATGAGTGAGGTTGCAAATATTCTTCGAAATGCAACGAAGAACAGTCTGCTGATCTTAGATGAGATCGGACGAGGAACCAGTACATATGACGGACTTAGTATTGCATGGGCAGTTGTGGAATATATCAGTAACAGTGAACTGCTTGGAGCAAAAACGTTATTTGCCACCCACTATCATGAGCTGACAGAATTAGAGGGTAAGTTATCCTCTGTAAATAACTACTGTATTGCAGTAAAAGAAGACGGTGATGATATCGTATTCTTACGAAAGATCGTAAAAGGCGGAGCGGATCGAAGCTATGGTATTCAGGTAGCTAAGCTTGCCGGAGTACCGGATATCGTGATCGATCGTGCAAATGAGATCTGCAACCAGCTTATCGATACGGATATAACGACGAAATTAAAAGATATCAAGATAACAAATGATTTTCATAAAAGTGCTTCCGATACCCAGATGTCATTTCTGGCAAATCCTGAAGAAAGTGCTATTTTAGAGGAGATCAAGAATGCGGATCTATCCAACATGACACCGATGAAAGCATTGTTATACCTGAATGAATTACAGGAGCGAATCCGTTAA